From Paracoccus suum, the proteins below share one genomic window:
- the prmC gene encoding peptide chain release factor N(5)-glutamine methyltransferase, whose amino-acid sequence MTLPPYTVADALRRITADLTEAAIPDAPGDARRLMAHALGCDSGRLTLLARDPLPLEAAARLDAALSARLARRPVAQIIGQRLFWGRSFRVTQDTLDPRPETETLIAAALEAPFSRLLDLGTGTGVILLTLLAEQTDATGLGTDRSAAALAVARSNAQALGLTDRARLIEADWFDAINGHFDLIISNPPYIAADEMPGLSPEVRLWEPAMALTDGGDGLGAYRAIAGGAAAHLTGGGRLLVEIGPTQTNAVGKLFAEAGLVQIATLKDLDGRDRVISAVLPA is encoded by the coding sequence ATGACCCTGCCGCCCTACACCGTCGCCGATGCCCTGCGGCGTATTACCGCAGACCTGACCGAGGCTGCGATCCCGGACGCGCCCGGCGATGCCCGGCGGCTGATGGCCCACGCGCTAGGCTGCGATTCCGGGCGGCTGACGCTGCTGGCGCGCGACCCTTTGCCGCTGGAGGCGGCGGCCCGCCTCGATGCCGCGCTCAGCGCGCGGCTGGCGCGTCGCCCGGTGGCCCAGATCATCGGCCAGCGGCTGTTCTGGGGCCGGTCGTTTCGCGTGACGCAAGACACACTCGACCCCCGTCCGGAGACGGAAACCCTGATCGCCGCCGCGCTGGAGGCGCCGTTTTCGCGCCTTCTGGACCTCGGCACCGGGACCGGGGTGATCCTGCTGACGCTGCTGGCCGAACAAACCGACGCAACAGGGCTTGGCACCGACCGCTCGGCTGCCGCGCTGGCGGTGGCGCGCAGCAATGCGCAGGCGCTGGGACTGACCGACCGCGCTCGACTGATCGAGGCGGATTGGTTCGACGCAATAAACGGTCACTTCGATCTGATCATCTCGAACCCGCCTTACATCGCCGCCGATGAAATGCCCGGGCTCTCGCCCGAGGTTCGCCTATGGGAGCCGGCGATGGCCCTGACCGATGGAGGCGACGGCCTCGGCGCCTACCGCGCGATTGCCGGGGGGGCGGCGGCGCATCTGACCGGAGGTGGCCGCTTGCTGGTCGAGATTGGCCCAACGCAGACAAATGCGGTCGGAAAGCTGTTCGCGGAAGCGGGTCTGGTTCAGATCGCCACGCTCAAGGATCTGGACGGTCGGGACCGGGTGATAAGCGCCGTTTTGCCAGCCTAG
- the lptF gene encoding LPS export ABC transporter permease LptF: protein MPRIDRYILSQFTALFGFFALVLIAVYWLNRSVVLFEQLIADGQTALVVLEFTALTLPLVISLVLPVAGFAASAYGTNRLAGESELVVMQAAGMSPWRMARPVLVFGVMVGIMVGVLVHGLVPMARARLADRQAEVAQNVVSRFLRSGSFQFPTKGLTLFIGDVAADGTLHDVLIEDGRDPARTTLYTAEEALIAKSDTGPKLVMVKGLTQQAQKGADGNTRLAITRFADLTYDIGGLIGSGRRAAGGDLRDYSTPRLLNPDDALLASARATPAEARLQAHVRLAQPLLAPVAALLGFAVLLIGGYSRFGVGPQMLLAVGALVGLQFLATSGEAMAARDPAMAWPAVYLAPLLGGAVVAAALWLAGRPRGPRRGAPAQGAPA from the coding sequence GTGCCGCGCATCGACCGCTACATCCTGTCGCAATTCACGGCACTGTTCGGGTTCTTTGCGCTCGTTCTGATCGCCGTCTACTGGCTGAATCGGTCCGTGGTCCTGTTCGAGCAGCTGATCGCTGACGGCCAGACCGCGCTTGTGGTGCTTGAGTTCACTGCCCTGACGCTGCCGCTGGTGATCTCGCTAGTGCTGCCGGTCGCGGGCTTTGCCGCCAGCGCCTACGGCACCAACCGCCTCGCCGGCGAGAGCGAGCTTGTCGTCATGCAGGCCGCCGGCATGTCGCCCTGGCGCATGGCCCGACCGGTGCTGGTGTTCGGCGTGATGGTTGGGATCATGGTGGGCGTGCTTGTCCACGGGCTGGTGCCGATGGCGCGCGCGCGGCTGGCCGACCGGCAGGCCGAGGTCGCCCAGAATGTCGTCTCGCGCTTCCTGCGCTCGGGCAGCTTCCAGTTCCCGACCAAGGGGTTGACGCTGTTCATTGGCGACGTCGCCGCCGACGGCACCCTGCACGACGTACTGATCGAGGATGGCCGTGATCCGGCCCGCACGACGCTTTATACGGCCGAGGAGGCGCTGATCGCCAAGTCCGACACCGGGCCCAAGCTGGTGATGGTCAAGGGGCTGACCCAGCAGGCCCAAAAGGGCGCGGACGGCAACACGCGCCTTGCTATCACGCGATTTGCCGACCTGACCTATGACATCGGCGGCCTGATCGGCAGCGGCCGGCGCGCCGCCGGCGGCGATTTGCGCGATTACTCCACGCCGCGACTGCTGAACCCGGACGACGCTCTGCTGGCCTCCGCGCGCGCAACCCCTGCCGAGGCGCGGCTGCAGGCGCATGTGCGCCTGGCCCAGCCGTTGTTGGCTCCGGTGGCAGCGCTGTTGGGCTTTGCGGTGCTGCTGATCGGGGGTTACAGCCGTTTTGGCGTCGGCCCGCAGATGCTGCTGGCTGTTGGTGCACTGGTCGGCCTTCAGTTCCTCGCCACCAGTGGCGAGGCGATGGCCGCGCGCGATCCTGCGATGGCATGGCCTGCGGTCTATCTGGCGCCGTTGCTGGGCGGCGCGGTGGTGGCAGCCGCGCTGTGGCTGGCCGGCCGGCCGCGCGGCCCGCGTCGCGGTGCACCGGCACAGGGGGCCCCCGCATGA
- the def gene encoding peptide deformylase, translating into MNLRSILLHPDLRLRKTCAEVGRVTPDIDALAADMLATMYDAPGIGLAAPQVGVLSRLLVMDCTKDPTAERQPMVLIDPQVEWSSEAQNVYEEGCLSIPDHYAEVTRPAEVRVRWTGLDGATHEREFDGLWATCVQHEIDHLNGKLFIDHIGPMKRQMITRKMEKLKREMARG; encoded by the coding sequence ATGAATCTGCGCTCTATCCTGCTGCATCCCGACCTGCGCCTGCGCAAGACCTGCGCCGAGGTCGGCCGCGTGACCCCCGATATCGATGCGCTGGCCGCCGACATGCTGGCCACCATGTATGACGCCCCCGGCATTGGTCTTGCAGCGCCGCAGGTCGGCGTGCTGTCGCGCCTGCTGGTCATGGACTGCACCAAGGACCCCACGGCCGAGCGCCAGCCCATGGTCCTGATCGATCCGCAGGTCGAATGGTCGTCCGAGGCCCAGAACGTCTATGAGGAGGGCTGCCTGTCGATCCCGGACCACTACGCCGAGGTGACCCGCCCGGCGGAGGTCCGCGTGCGCTGGACCGGCCTCGATGGTGCCACGCATGAGCGCGAGTTCGACGGGCTGTGGGCGACCTGCGTGCAGCACGAGATCGACCACCTGAACGGCAAGTTGTTCATCGACCACATCGGCCCGATGAAGCGGCAGATGATTACCCGCAAGATGGAAAAGCTGAAGCGCGAAATGGCGCGCGGCTAA
- the rsmA gene encoding 16S rRNA (adenine(1518)-N(6)/adenine(1519)-N(6))-dimethyltransferase RsmA — protein sequence MSAIDGLPPLREVIAAHGLQAKKQLGQNFLLDLNLTARIARAAGDLSHCDVLEVGPGPGGLTRGLLAEGARRVLAIEKDARCLPALAEIAEAYPGRLEVIQGDALQIDPLAYLNPPIRIAANLPYNVGTELLVRWLTPPSWPPFWQSLTLMFQREVADRIVAKPGGKAYGRLAVLSQWRTDARIVLTLPPQAFVPAPKIDSAVVHLSALPEPRFPADPRILSEIVAAGFNQRRKMLRASLRGIAPGIEDLLLGAGIPPTARAEEIGIEAWCALARTVARARQNAAAT from the coding sequence ATGAGCGCAATCGACGGGCTGCCGCCCCTTCGCGAGGTTATCGCGGCGCACGGCCTGCAGGCGAAAAAGCAACTCGGCCAGAACTTCCTGCTGGACCTGAACCTGACAGCGCGCATCGCGCGAGCCGCGGGCGATCTGAGCCATTGCGACGTGCTGGAGGTCGGGCCCGGTCCCGGCGGCCTGACCCGCGGGCTGCTGGCCGAGGGTGCGCGCCGGGTGCTGGCCATCGAAAAGGACGCGCGCTGCCTGCCGGCGCTTGCCGAGATCGCGGAGGCTTATCCCGGCCGGCTGGAGGTGATCCAGGGGGATGCGCTGCAGATCGACCCGCTGGCATATCTGAACCCGCCCATCCGCATTGCGGCCAACCTGCCTTACAACGTCGGGACCGAGTTGCTGGTGCGCTGGCTCACACCGCCGAGTTGGCCGCCCTTTTGGCAATCGCTGACGCTGATGTTCCAGCGTGAGGTCGCCGATCGGATCGTGGCGAAGCCCGGGGGCAAAGCCTATGGCCGGTTGGCGGTGCTGTCGCAGTGGCGGACTGACGCGCGGATCGTGCTGACCCTGCCGCCGCAGGCATTTGTCCCGGCGCCCAAGATCGATTCCGCGGTCGTGCACCTGAGCGCCCTGCCCGAGCCGCGCTTTCCGGCCGACCCGCGCATCCTGTCCGAGATCGTCGCCGCAGGGTTCAACCAGCGACGCAAGATGCTGCGCGCCAGCCTGCGCGGCATCGCGCCCGGGATCGAAGATCTGCTGCTGGGTGCCGGAATCCCCCCCACCGCCCGCGCCGAGGAAATCGGTATCGAGGCGTGGTGCGCCCTGGCCCGCACAGTCGCGCGCGCACGCCAAAACGCCGCCGCGACCTGA
- the lptG gene encoding LPS export ABC transporter permease LptG: protein MILSRYIAMRFLRMFLTVLAGFTAILFFVEMIEQMRRFSGSGVSLRHAAVLSALMLPSRLYAILALIVLLAAIGMCLTLSRNSELVAIRASGRSAVRFVAAPVFMAIAVGIVSVALLNPIVAATTKRYDTEVNRLDRGRGQTLSLGEGSVWLRQSLPSGGQVVIRAARTSTDATTLHDADFLIFDSAAGPTRRLQAAEATLGDGAWTLTDVKDWPLLEPNPEAAAKLIPSLQLPSDLTAARIRESVGDPEVVPIWQLPAFIDGLERAGFTARRHRVWLQTEIARPALLAAMVVIAASFSLRHLRGRKTGAIVLSAFGAGLGLFFLRHLAQVLGDNGEIPAALAAWAPPAAGLLMAFGRLLRLEDG from the coding sequence ATGATCCTGTCGCGCTATATCGCCATGCGGTTTCTGCGGATGTTCCTGACCGTCCTCGCAGGCTTCACGGCGATCCTGTTCTTTGTCGAGATGATCGAGCAGATGCGGCGCTTTTCCGGAAGCGGCGTCAGCCTGCGCCACGCGGCCGTGCTGTCGGCGCTGATGCTGCCGTCGCGCCTTTACGCTATTCTGGCACTGATCGTGCTGCTGGCGGCCATCGGCATGTGCCTGACTCTCTCGCGCAATTCCGAACTGGTGGCGATCCGCGCATCGGGGCGCTCCGCCGTGCGTTTCGTTGCCGCGCCCGTGTTCATGGCAATTGCGGTCGGCATCGTCTCGGTCGCGCTCCTCAACCCGATCGTCGCAGCCACCACCAAGCGTTATGATACCGAGGTCAACCGGCTGGACCGCGGCCGGGGGCAGACACTTAGTCTGGGCGAAGGTTCGGTCTGGCTGCGCCAGTCGTTGCCCAGCGGGGGGCAGGTCGTGATCCGTGCCGCCCGCACCAGCACCGACGCGACGACGCTGCATGACGCGGATTTCCTGATCTTTGACAGCGCCGCCGGCCCGACACGCCGTCTGCAGGCGGCCGAGGCGACCCTCGGCGACGGGGCGTGGACGCTGACAGACGTCAAGGACTGGCCCCTGCTCGAGCCCAACCCAGAGGCCGCAGCAAAGCTGATCCCCAGCCTTCAATTGCCTTCTGACCTGACCGCGGCACGCATCCGCGAGAGCGTTGGTGACCCCGAGGTGGTGCCGATCTGGCAACTGCCGGCCTTTATCGACGGGCTCGAGCGTGCCGGCTTTACGGCGCGGCGCCACCGCGTCTGGTTGCAAACCGAGATTGCGCGCCCGGCCCTGCTGGCCGCGATGGTAGTGATCGCGGCCTCCTTCAGCCTGCGCCACCTGCGTGGCCGAAAAACCGGGGCCATTGTGCTGTCTGCCTTTGGCGCGGGCCTGGGGCTGTTTTTTCTGCGTCACCTGGCGCAGGTTCTGGGGGATAATGGGGAAATTCCTGCGGCACTGGCCGCCTGGGCACCCCCCGCGGCCGGGCTGTTGATGGCATTTGGCCGGCTGTTACGACTGGAGGACGGATGA
- a CDS encoding LPS-assembly protein LptD: MSTPRMPVAPTPHACGRPSRFPQHITGPLALCLLATLALTPPVAAQQAVRGPALAPLTAPLGPSARPDGSEATIQPQFVPASRLGDATPERPVGPGAEATLLADQVTLSGDRQLEASGGVVVWYQGTRLVAPRVLYDGAADRLRIEGPIHLSRPGDRGTDREAALIADAATLDATLREGILRGARLVLARELQLAATEVRVRDSGPNGEGGRVTVLDRVAASSCRVCASNPTPLWEIRARRITHDTATHRLTFERPQFRAFGLPVAAVPFAISAPDPTVDRMTGFLPPILRTTSHLGFGVQVPWFRTLGDSADLTLAPYLAASRTATLNTRYRQAFANGALEWRGALSRDDLKDGTRGYSFAAAEFALPQDFQLGAQLQWTSDRDYLDDYGITDADTLWSGVTLQRVRREQLIALSGGAYRTLREGEDQDLLPTQVLDAQWQQVLPLPSAIGGRATLGWMLHGHRRPSGLDDLGRDVARASMRFDWQRSEVLAGGVLAEAALRLDADAWQISDDRDSQGLTARAKPTVGLTFRWPLVRGAGAGADVIEPVLALAWSPRRSAQDELRVPNEDSVFPELDEGNIYALNRLPGRDRTETGLRAAAGVGWTRLLSGGGSVGVTLVHLWRDDQDGMPASAAPLQDPQNWMLGANVQRGGLAAAGRAVLDEDGDLASGDLRLGWVRPDLQLTAGFAHVAATDTTDRNSQIGFDAGWQVREGLWARASGRYDLSLDQAQKLALGVSWRNECLSLEAEVDRDWDLPAGSRPDTGFNLSVRLGGFGRSDADRAAGTVARRSCMR, translated from the coding sequence ATGAGCACGCCCCGGATGCCCGTCGCCCCCACCCCGCACGCCTGCGGGCGGCCGAGTCGTTTTCCTCAACACATCACCGGACCGCTGGCCCTGTGCCTCTTGGCCACCCTCGCCCTGACACCTCCGGTCGCGGCGCAGCAGGCGGTGCGAGGCCCGGCGCTGGCGCCGCTGACCGCGCCGCTGGGACCGTCGGCCCGGCCCGACGGCAGCGAGGCGACCATTCAGCCGCAGTTCGTCCCGGCCTCGCGGCTGGGCGATGCGACGCCCGAACGCCCCGTTGGCCCAGGCGCCGAGGCAACGCTGCTGGCCGACCAGGTCACGCTCAGCGGCGATCGCCAGCTTGAGGCCTCGGGCGGGGTGGTGGTGTGGTATCAGGGGACCCGGCTGGTCGCGCCGCGGGTGCTGTATGACGGCGCCGCCGACCGGCTGCGGATCGAGGGGCCGATCCACCTCAGCCGCCCCGGCGATCGCGGCACCGACCGCGAAGCCGCGCTGATCGCCGATGCCGCCACGCTGGATGCCACGCTACGCGAGGGCATCCTGCGCGGCGCACGGCTGGTGCTGGCGCGCGAATTGCAACTGGCGGCGACCGAGGTCCGCGTGCGCGACAGCGGCCCGAATGGCGAAGGTGGGCGCGTCACGGTGCTTGACCGGGTCGCCGCCTCGTCCTGCCGGGTGTGCGCCTCGAACCCGACGCCGCTGTGGGAAATCAGGGCCCGGCGCATTACCCATGATACCGCCACCCACCGCCTGACCTTCGAGCGTCCGCAATTCCGCGCATTCGGCCTGCCGGTGGCGGCGGTGCCCTTCGCCATCAGCGCGCCCGATCCGACCGTCGACCGGATGACCGGCTTTCTGCCGCCAATCCTGCGTACGACCTCGCACCTCGGGTTTGGGGTGCAGGTTCCGTGGTTCCGCACCCTTGGTGATAGCGCCGACCTGACGCTGGCACCCTACCTTGCCGCAAGCCGCACCGCGACGCTGAATACCCGCTATCGCCAGGCCTTTGCCAATGGCGCGCTGGAATGGCGCGGCGCCCTCAGCCGTGATGACCTCAAGGATGGCACCCGCGGCTACAGCTTTGCTGCCGCCGAGTTCGCGCTGCCCCAGGATTTCCAGTTGGGCGCGCAACTGCAATGGACATCCGACCGCGATTATCTGGACGATTACGGCATCACCGACGCGGACACGCTGTGGAGCGGCGTGACCTTGCAGCGGGTGCGCCGCGAGCAGTTGATCGCGCTGTCGGGCGGCGCTTACCGCACCCTGCGCGAGGGTGAGGACCAGGACCTGCTGCCCACACAGGTGCTGGACGCCCAGTGGCAACAGGTGCTGCCCCTGCCATCGGCGATCGGCGGCCGGGCCACCCTCGGCTGGATGCTGCACGGCCACCGCCGGCCGTCAGGCCTCGACGATCTCGGCCGCGACGTGGCCCGCGCCTCGATGCGGTTCGATTGGCAGCGCAGCGAGGTGCTCGCGGGCGGGGTTCTTGCCGAGGCCGCCCTGCGGCTGGACGCCGATGCCTGGCAGATCAGCGACGATCGCGATTCCCAAGGGCTGACAGCACGGGCCAAGCCGACCGTCGGGCTGACCTTTCGCTGGCCGCTGGTGCGCGGCGCGGGCGCGGGCGCTGATGTTATCGAGCCGGTGCTCGCCCTCGCCTGGTCGCCCCGTCGCAGCGCGCAGGACGAGCTGCGGGTCCCGAACGAGGACAGCGTCTTCCCCGAGTTGGACGAGGGCAATATCTATGCGCTGAACCGCCTGCCTGGACGCGACCGGACCGAGACCGGGTTGCGCGCCGCCGCCGGTGTCGGCTGGACGCGCCTGCTGTCGGGCGGCGGCAGCGTCGGGGTGACGCTGGTGCATTTGTGGCGCGACGACCAGGACGGCATGCCGGCGTCAGCCGCGCCGTTGCAGGACCCGCAGAACTGGATGCTGGGGGCCAACGTGCAGCGCGGCGGCCTGGCCGCCGCCGGCCGGGCGGTGCTGGACGAGGACGGCGACCTGGCCTCGGGCGATCTGCGCCTCGGCTGGGTGCGGCCGGACCTGCAACTGACCGCCGGCTTTGCCCATGTTGCCGCGACCGACACCACCGACCGCAACTCGCAGATCGGTTTCGACGCCGGCTGGCAGGTCCGCGAGGGGCTGTGGGCGCGGGCGAGCGGGCGCTATGACCTGTCGCTCGATCAGGCGCAAAAACTCGCATTGGGGGTAAGCTGGCGCAACGAATGCCTCAGCCTCGAGGCCGAGGTCGACCGCGACTGGGACCTGCCGGCCGGCAGCCGGCCCGACACCGGGTTCAACCTGTCCGTGCGCCTCGGCGGCTTTGGCCGCAGCGATGCGGACCGGGCTGCGGGCACGGTGGCGCGGCGTTCGTGCATGCGCTAA
- the pdxA gene encoding 4-hydroxythreonine-4-phosphate dehydrogenase PdxA, producing the protein MTCGEPAGIGPELAPLARAAGEDFTWLGDPAHLPSGTNWAEVAAPGDRVPPGTLAVLRHDFPGPALPGRPDPANAAAVIDVIARAVALAQSGAADGIVTAPINKLALKQGAGFAFPGHTEYLAELAGGVPVAMMLASTSVEPPLRVVPATIHIALSEVPAALTPDALEAAIRLTDAGLRRDFALPRPRIAVAGLNPHAGEGGAMGRAEVDWMAPLLDRLRAEGFDLTGPLPADTMFHAPARARYDAAVCAYHDQALIPIKTLDFAGGVNVTLGLPFVRTSPDHGTAFDIAGQGCADAASIIAALRMARAMVGARASARESATT; encoded by the coding sequence ATGACTTGCGGCGAGCCGGCGGGCATCGGTCCAGAACTCGCGCCCCTCGCCCGAGCCGCGGGCGAGGATTTCACTTGGCTCGGCGATCCGGCGCATCTGCCGTCCGGTACCAACTGGGCAGAGGTCGCGGCACCCGGCGATCGGGTCCCGCCCGGAACGCTGGCAGTGCTGCGCCATGATTTTCCGGGACCGGCGCTGCCCGGCCGCCCTGATCCGGCCAACGCGGCTGCCGTGATCGACGTGATCGCCCGCGCTGTTGCGCTGGCCCAGTCCGGCGCTGCCGACGGCATCGTCACTGCGCCGATCAACAAGCTGGCACTGAAGCAGGGCGCCGGTTTCGCCTTTCCCGGCCATACGGAATACCTCGCCGAACTGGCGGGCGGGGTGCCGGTGGCGATGATGCTCGCCTCGACCAGCGTCGAGCCGCCGCTGCGCGTGGTGCCCGCGACAATCCATATCGCCCTGTCCGAGGTTCCCGCCGCGCTGACTCCCGACGCGCTGGAGGCCGCCATTCGCCTGACCGACGCGGGTCTGCGCCGCGATTTCGCCCTGCCCCGCCCGCGCATCGCGGTTGCCGGGCTGAACCCCCATGCCGGCGAGGGCGGCGCGATGGGCCGGGCCGAGGTCGACTGGATGGCGCCGCTGCTGGACCGGCTGCGGGCCGAGGGGTTCGACCTCACCGGCCCTCTGCCCGCCGACACGATGTTCCACGCTCCGGCCCGCGCACGCTATGATGCGGCGGTCTGCGCCTATCACGACCAAGCCCTGATCCCGATCAAGACGCTGGATTTCGCAGGCGGCGTGAACGTCACCTTGGGCCTACCCTTCGTGCGCACCTCGCCGGATCATGGCACCGCCTTCGACATCGCCGGCCAGGGGTGCGCCGATGCCGCCAGCATCATCGCCGCGCTGCGAATGGCGCGGGCCATGGTCGGGGCCCGGGCGAGCGCCCGCGAGTCGGCCACGACATGA
- a CDS encoding DUF4167 domain-containing protein, protein MRSSKSRSRNKSNRQRTLGNVVNRVFDSSGPEGKVRGTPQQIIEKYLALARDAQLSNDRVAEQSFFQHAEHYTRMLGEAMREQAERQQQQPYAGNGGPQRDDDSDAPQPQQNHQQQNSQRRDDDRGERQDRDRNDRQDRSDRQDRNDRQDRNRQPRRDDQRRDEQPRRDDYRASESRQDDLRQDDRREDVARPNDTREESRQTSNHPADTAEGELPWQGWAARSAAPADVAEAALPAARERDEDSGPVELPENRVEQAPAEAAASETPAAEDTPAPAPRRAPRAAAAPRRTRKPAPANDAPPAGQAASE, encoded by the coding sequence ATGAGATCATCCAAGTCCCGTTCGCGCAACAAGTCGAACCGCCAGCGTACGCTGGGCAATGTCGTCAACCGTGTCTTCGACAGTTCCGGTCCCGAAGGCAAGGTACGTGGCACCCCCCAGCAGATCATCGAGAAATATCTCGCGCTGGCGCGTGATGCCCAACTGAGCAACGACCGCGTAGCGGAGCAGAGTTTTTTCCAGCATGCCGAGCACTACACGCGGATGCTGGGCGAGGCGATGCGCGAGCAGGCCGAACGTCAACAGCAGCAGCCTTACGCCGGCAACGGCGGCCCGCAGCGCGACGACGATAGCGACGCCCCGCAGCCCCAACAGAACCATCAGCAACAAAATTCCCAACGCCGTGACGATGACCGCGGCGAGCGGCAGGACCGGGATCGCAACGACCGCCAAGACCGCAGCGACCGTCAGGACCGTAACGATCGGCAGGACCGCAACCGCCAGCCACGCCGCGACGATCAGCGCCGCGATGAGCAGCCGCGCCGGGACGACTACCGCGCGAGCGAATCCCGCCAGGACGATCTGCGCCAGGACGACCGTCGCGAGGACGTGGCGCGCCCGAACGACACCCGCGAGGAGTCGCGTCAGACCAGCAATCACCCGGCCGATACTGCCGAGGGCGAACTGCCTTGGCAGGGCTGGGCCGCGCGCAGTGCCGCGCCCGCTGATGTCGCCGAGGCCGCCCTGCCCGCTGCGCGCGAGCGCGACGAGGATAGCGGTCCGGTAGAGTTGCCCGAGAACCGGGTCGAGCAGGCGCCCGCCGAGGCCGCGGCCAGCGAAACTCCCGCTGCCGAGGATACCCCCGCGCCGGCGCCCCGTCGGGCCCCGCGTGCCGCCGCTGCGCCGCGCCGGACGCGCAAGCCTGCGCCTGCGAACGACGCGCCGCCGGCAGGTCAGGCCGCGTCGGAATAA
- a CDS encoding peptidylprolyl isomerase produces the protein MRHLLLAGLAALALAAPAGPLSSVALAQDLRPVVIVNDRAVTRYELDQRLRFMQALRAPGADAASAEKSLIDERLEVEEARRMGIAVTEQQIQAAMTEFAGRANMDAGTFTAELARAGIDAQTFRDFVTAGALWREVLRARIAPSVSVSDREVAQARKRAIEEPRVSEVLISELIMPAPQGSEARVLARADELARTIGSEAAFAAAARRYSATASAPNGGRLNWTPISRLPQGLAPILLALKPGQVTQPLTIPGAVVLFYLRDTRGVQRPGAKAETVEYQRVTLPSAADAAAIQARSDTCDMMMAAARGRPVRRQTVASGAVPGDIAQVLSRLDPNETAIINRGGAVDLVMLCQRAPTLLAEADGGFDNPPIPGLPTSLTPRATAPEAAAPAGTPVAGGAAEVGIPGEADGFGPVPSAGEARDALFNRKVEASAAALLAELRANAIIRRP, from the coding sequence ATGCGCCATCTTCTTCTCGCCGGGCTTGCCGCCCTTGCGCTGGCGGCCCCCGCTGGCCCGTTGTCCAGCGTGGCCTTGGCCCAGGACCTGCGCCCGGTGGTGATCGTCAACGACCGCGCCGTAACCCGCTACGAGTTGGACCAGCGACTGCGATTCATGCAGGCACTGCGCGCCCCCGGCGCGGACGCCGCATCCGCCGAGAAATCGCTGATCGACGAGCGGTTGGAGGTCGAGGAGGCCCGGCGCATGGGCATCGCCGTGACCGAGCAGCAGATCCAGGCCGCGATGACCGAATTCGCCGGCCGGGCCAACATGGACGCGGGGACTTTCACTGCCGAGTTGGCGCGGGCCGGCATTGACGCCCAGACCTTCCGGGACTTCGTCACTGCCGGCGCCTTGTGGCGCGAGGTCCTGCGGGCCCGCATCGCGCCCTCGGTCAGCGTCAGCGACCGCGAAGTCGCCCAGGCCCGCAAACGCGCCATCGAAGAGCCGCGCGTCTCCGAGGTCCTGATTTCCGAGCTGATCATGCCCGCGCCGCAAGGCAGCGAGGCGCGGGTGCTGGCCCGCGCGGACGAGTTGGCGCGCACCATCGGCAGCGAGGCTGCCTTTGCCGCCGCTGCGCGGCGCTATTCGGCGACTGCCTCGGCCCCCAATGGCGGGCGGCTGAACTGGACCCCCATCTCGCGCCTGCCGCAGGGTTTGGCGCCGATCCTGCTGGCGCTGAAGCCGGGGCAGGTCACGCAGCCGCTGACCATCCCGGGCGCCGTGGTGCTGTTCTATCTGCGCGACACGCGCGGCGTGCAGCGTCCGGGCGCGAAGGCCGAGACCGTCGAGTACCAGCGCGTGACCCTGCCCAGCGCGGCCGATGCCGCCGCCATTCAGGCGCGGTCCGACACCTGCGACATGATGATGGCAGCGGCGCGCGGGCGGCCGGTGCGGCGCCAGACGGTCGCCTCGGGCGCGGTGCCCGGGGATATCGCGCAGGTCCTCTCGCGCCTCGATCCGAACGAGACGGCGATCATCAACCGCGGCGGCGCGGTCGATCTGGTGATGCTCTGCCAGCGCGCCCCGACCCTGCTGGCCGAGGCCGATGGCGGTTTTGACAACCCGCCGATCCCCGGCCTGCCCACGTCACTGACGCCCCGCGCAACCGCGCCCGAGGCGGCGGCCCCGGCCGGCACCCCCGTCGCGGGCGGTGCGGCCGAGGTCGGCATCCCCGGCGAGGCCGATGGCTTTGGCCCGGTGCCCTCCGCCGGCGAGGCGCGAGATGCGCTCTTCAACCGCAAGGTCGAGGCCTCGGCCGCGGCGCTGCTGGCCGAGCTGCGGGCCAATGCCATCATCCGCCGGCCCTGA